The nucleotide sequence ACAAGAGGAAAAAAGCTACTTGAACATACAACATCATTTCTTGGCACGGCGTAATCGGCAAaacaaaactagaaaaaaagcaTTTGAAGGTATTGCAATAATGCGTGCAAGCAGCACTTCTTATTAgtggttcgtttaaattaaaagtcACAAATCTTAAGATTGCAATATCACTAAATCATTCACTGAACCACTACGAAGACCGCATCTTTATTTTTCGTGATTTTGAAACCGACGTCACctcaaataaacaaacatttcCTGAACTATCAGCGGACAAACCGCCAAAGTAACGAAATTGGTGTGAGTACCCCTCATATAATTCAGTcacattaatataaattaaggaACTTTAAATAGAATATATGAAGATTAATCTTAAATTCTCAGTTGATACTGCCATGTCACCGAGTTTAGAAATGCTATAGTGAAAATTAGtgcgttgaaaattttttagacTCATAATATATACGATATTTAAGATAAAAATTTAGAATCATAGTTTTTATTGACTAACATAATCATTGAATAGAAATAATAAGAATGTATGtgctttattttcataaaatttctccGATTCTTAGGAAATTTTTAGAGTTACCTTCATCCACCCAAAAATTAACTGTTTGCAACAAAATCCCATGCAGTGCTACAATCGCCATTTTGATTGGTTGATCGCTTATACTGCGAGTGCTACGTTTTGCAAACGAACGGAAAAATCTtgcatttgcttgttttatatttcgtttgtaagcagcagcagcaatataGCAAATTTCGGTAGGTTTAATTGTTtatagcaaaatttttaaaagtacgcttgcttttaaattacaaaataatttgtaaaatttagcaaaacttTCTATTTAGAATAGCTTTGACGGCAAAGTCATATTTGGGTTCCACGGAAAATCGGCAGTGTAGGAATtcataaattctaaataaaaaattagaatttaacAGTAATAGATAATGAAGTGATGTGTGATTTTTTGCTCTAAACTACCGACTATTTTGAAAAGTGCTATAGCtttaaaggagaaaaaaaaacgaaaagtatGAAACtgaatttttatgaggaggccAAATCGAAACATTACCGTATTTGGCGCAATTTAAGTAAAGCCTTAATCATAGTAAAATTTATCTTGTAATATTgctaaagaaaaaatgcaattatttatattcaatTATATATTACAGATCGGCATATTTCGCAATGGTTGGGCGCGATATCACTCCAACGGAAATCGGAAAGCATTCCAAACTAATTAAGAGTAGGTATCTGCTGAATATAGTATGCatatattaaaactaaatgTCATATTCATTTAAAGTGGCGCAAGAGGAAATGGCCACAATGGATGTTCTTGTATGTGGCCGCTGCCTCAACGTATACCATTTCATCGAAGATTTTGATGAGCATAAGCAGAGACCTTGCCAAAAGGAAAACAACAATGTGCGTGAATGCAATGACACCAAACCAAAAATTTGGGCATTCTTACTATGGAAAGCAACACAACTAAGTAATAATAGAGACTCGAGTACAGCTAGTCCTAATTCATGGGCTCTTTATCAAACATGGGTTAAAATGGATGAAAGCTTGCGGGAAACATGGATTGTAGCTGGCAAAACAATCCAATCTTTTGCCAAAGTAGGTCAAGGTGGTCTACAGGAGATGCCAGTGAAAATAACTAAGACTGTTGTTAATAATACTAGTGAAAGCGCATCACCAGGTCGCagtaagtttttataaattttttatagagctttttatataataatataaatgaatTTAGAACTTTTAACACAAACAAAACCTCAAGTAGCTAACTTGAAACCTCCGATCAAAGTGACTGATGGAAATAAGGACGTTGAAAATGATCCTTCACATAAAGGGGGTACATCTGCCCCAAAAGTTGTGAAAAAACCGTTTACTATACGGAGTGACGCTGTAGGTGGTGTAACGCAAAATAAGCTGCCAACTGGAAACGCCACTAAGCCATTAAGGTTAATTTTTGTCCAAATTGTGTTAAtagaaagttaaattttttaatactgaCTTAATGCGTTTTGCAGCCGACGTGCCAAGCGCACTGTTCCCAACTCGGATGAGGTCATTGAGGAGAATGTGGAGAAAATCGTTGCAAAGCGTTTTAATCCCAGGCGCAAAATGCATGAGTATTTAGTGAAATGGGAGTCTCGCACTCATGAACAAAATACTTGGGAGCCATCTTCACATTTAGATAACGTTCCGCATCTTTTGGAAACATTCGAAACACAATTGGCGCGGCAAAAAGAGACACGTGCAGCATTACAAGCGAAACAAGCTGCACAATCAGCCAACGCAAGCAAAATTGGTGATAGTAAATCAATTGACGCTGCAAAAAAAGGTGAAACCAATGTCTCTACCAAACTTGGAACTGGTATAGGAAAATTACAAACCGTTAGTAGTAGTAATAATGATATTGGTGATAGTAACAAATCCACGGCAGGTACAGATGTTTCTGCACGGCCTTCACGAACATCTAAAACCAAAGCAATGGATCAGGTTAAACAATGGGTTTCTGGAAGTAACCAAGTCGCTTCAGGTGGAGCTTCTCCAACAGGCAGTGACGCCGCCGGGAGTGGTAACAACTCACAAGATGGTGAAAGAGATTGGTCTGTGAATACCAGCAATAGCTCGGCAAACGTTGGTGCAGCTGGCTTAAAACGCAAATTAGAAGATTCAGATTTTAATGATTCCAATACTAGCGACTTGCCTAGCACTACAGCAACAATAGAAGATTTAGAAGAGGATCTAATTCCATCACACACCGTAAAGCGTATGAAGAACGGCAATGCTATTTCTATTGAGGTAAAAGCGTCATTTCTGCTTTTAAACTAtagaaaatacgaaaatatttttttttttatcgttcATAGTCCAAAGTGGTTAAGGTGAATGGAACGAGCAGTACGCGTACACCCGCTTCAGTTAGCGGAGAGTCATTGCCAGTAGGACCGAATTCAGCGGAGATTATTATAACGCAAGATACAAATGCTTCCGGCGTGGTAAAGA is from Anastrepha ludens isolate Willacy chromosome 4, idAnaLude1.1, whole genome shotgun sequence and encodes:
- the LOC128861104 gene encoding uncharacterized protein LOC128861104 isoform X1; this encodes MVGRDITPTEIGKHSKLIKMAQEEMATMDVLVCGRCLNVYHFIEDFDEHKQRPCQKENNNVRECNDTKPKIWAFLLWKATQLSNNRDSSTASPNSWALYQTWVKMDESLRETWIVAGKTIQSFAKVGQGGLQEMPVKITKTVVNNTSESASPGRKLLTQTKPQVANLKPPIKVTDGNKDVENDPSHKGGTSAPKVVKKPFTIRSDAVGGVTQNKLPTGNATKPLSRRAKRTVPNSDEVIEENVEKIVAKRFNPRRKMHEYLVKWESRTHEQNTWEPSSHLDNVPHLLETFETQLARQKETRAALQAKQAAQSANASKIGDSKSIDAAKKGETNVSTKLGTGIGKLQTVSSSNNDIGDSNKSTAGTDVSARPSRTSKTKAMDQVKQWVSGSNQVASGGASPTGSDAAGSGNNSQDGERDWSVNTSNSSANVGAAGLKRKLEDSDFNDSNTSDLPSTTATIEDLEEDLIPSHTVKRMKNGNAISIESKVVKVNGTSSTRTPASVSGESLPVGPNSAEIIITQDTNASGVVKKPGFNSNSRNTTPKSEALIRILSKGESAVSSTGIVRVAGGGSDSGSESKSAASTVTAGRTHIRVGAGGATTVGNTQINTISRQQHVQRTPGSTALQRKTIMTTGTTQQQRGGSSVHVRTGGITSSAQQHSSPTSGRMIIPRQGSAGHVTRPTTSSTTKTVTPEQKILQLSKSGDLKVTKKVMTREDAIAQRMNLKQQQSQIQIQKVQQITPPTGGGRTSQVSAVSVRKQPDGTYAHEEQHQAQLCPITGKILGQDDQAMSQQQFQSGVIHTQLITGASGEQQLALQQDHQQQLQDIDPTLLLTSDQQMLTNEDGTPLLVTGEDGTVYQVAGKNAEGQTILVTQGPDGEQQFAYVAAAEGDDNQVLTLDNAVAEAVAQNSGELHQAESMAEPQYIVKTTKEDGTTHVVTMSEAELQQHQALAAAQQQQQVDAGSGAVAVTASGGGTTGQLCIQTSDGADGQEANIPAEVIQAGMPSPGGTRRVVLLLQDGTYMMTEMHDDEFKALNIAA